The Ooceraea biroi isolate clonal line C1 chromosome 1, Obir_v5.4, whole genome shotgun sequence genome has a window encoding:
- the LOC105280256 gene encoding tetraspanin-2A isoform X2 — translation MFGLSIWMRFEPMFEEWVEFLNMYEFYIGIYVLVSTSVIVMAIAFIGCAAVLMEHILTLFIHVGLQVLCFICGLAGAAVILDYSTYDSKIQPIIERAMYQLISNSHHDTASFILRVIQETVACCGAEGARDYTQMRKPLPTECRDTVTGNAFHHGCVDELTWFLEARSGWLAGLAMALCMLHVIIAVLTLTLIRAIKKEEESIQTFKR, via the exons ATGTTTGGATTGTCGATATGGATGCGATTTGAACCGATGTTTGAAGAATGGGTGGAGTTTCTGAACATGTACGAGTTCTACATCGGGATTTATGTGTTGGTCTCCACTTCCGTGATCGTTATGGCCATTGCTTTCATCGGTTGCGCCGCTGTACTTATGGAGCACATATTGACTCTATTTATC CACGTGGGTCTTCAAGTACTATGTTTCATCTGCGGACTAGCAGGAGCTGCTGTAATCCTCGACTACTCAACGTATGATAGCAAGATTCAACCGATCATCGAGCGAGCCATGTATCAACTCATTAGCAACTCCCACCACGACACTGCGAGTTTCATCCTCAGAGTAATTCAGGAAACT GTTGCATGCTGCGGGGCAGAGGGTGCCAGAGATTACACGCAGATGCGTAAGCCATTACCCACCGAATGCCGAGATACAGTTACCGGAAATGCCTTCCATCACGGTTGCGTCGATGAACTGACCTGGTTCCTGGAAGCGAGATCAGGGTGGCTTGCTGGATTGGCGATGGCATTGTGCATGCTTCAT GTGATCATAGCTGTATTGACGCTGACGCTTATACGAGCGAtcaagaaggaggaggaatcGATTCAAACGTTTAAACGTTAG
- the LOC105280253 gene encoding NADPH:adrenodoxin oxidoreductase, mitochondrial isoform X2, with protein sequence MKLDLVRSCARLLSTEQRIPKVCIVGAGPAGFYAAQQLLKSLSDVRVDILEKLPVPFGLVRFGVAPDHPEVKNVINTFHKTATNPRVQFLGNINVGTDVTIDQLREFYHAVLLTYGAEKDRLLSIPGEDLNNVISGRRFVGWYNGIPADKDLEINLDVEEAVVLGQGNVAIDIARILLTPVDKLKSTDITSYALEQLSRSKVRKVSLVGRRGPLQAAFTIAELRELIKLEKCKTLWQPQDLTGIREIVPTLPRPRKRLTELILKSLDESACDSTHAKQLHPIFLRGPVQFRGTRELEGVKLAVNRLRGDAIRDQVAEATSEFETISCGLALRSIGYKSVQIDSSIPFDWTKGRVKNALGKVHDNLYSAGWAATGPIGVILSTMTNAFEVGKLVCKEIASSNERKAGSDELCEILRLKGVQIVSYKDWEKIDRVEQERGRQVGKPREKIVDVTEMLEIAAK encoded by the exons ATGAAACTCGACCTTGTAAGAAGCTGCGCTCGCCTGCTATCCACCGAACAACGCATACCGAAGGTATGCATTGTTGGTGCAGGTCCGGCAGGCTTTTATGCCGCGCAACAATTGCTGAAG agTTTGAGTGACGTGAGAGTCGACATACTGGAGAAACTACCGGTTCCTTTCGGTCTAGTGCGTTTTGGGGTTGCTCCAGATCATCCAGAAgtgaaaaatgtaatcaaCACGTTCCATAAAACCGCGACTAACCCACGCGTTCAATTTCTGGGCAATATTAACGTCGGGACGGATGTTACCATCGATCAATTACGAGAATTTTATCACGCAGTGTTATTG actTACGGTGCCGAAAAAGATCGATTGCTTAGTATACCAGGTGAAGATCTGAACAATGTGATATCAGGTCGACGTTTCGTTGGTTGGTACAACGGAATACCAGCCGACAAAgatctcgaaattaatttagacGTGGAGGAAGCAGTTGTTCTCGGTCAAGGCAACGTAGCTATAGATATCGCGAGGATTCTTCTGACACCGGTCGACAAGCTCAAG AGCACCGACATCACGTCGTACGCCTTGGAACAGTTGTCCCGCAGTAAAGTGCGCAAGGTATCTTTGGTCGGACGACGAGGACCGCTACAGGCTGCGTTCACGATCGCGGAACTGCGCGAGCTCATCAAATTAGAAAAGTGCAAGACTCTGTGGCAACCGCAAGACTTGACAGGGATACGGGAAATCGTACCGACCTTACCGAGACCCCGTAAACGACTAACAGAGCTCATACTGAAATCTCTAGATGAATCCGCGTGCGACTCAACGCACGCCAAACAGCTGCATCCGATCTTTTTGCGAGGTCCCGTTCAATTTCGCGGTACCCGCGAGTTGGAGGGCGTGAAACTTGCCGTGAATCGCCTGCGAGGAGACGCGATTCGGGATCAGGTGGCTGAGGCGACCAGCGAGTTCGAGACGATCTCGTGTGGTCTGGCTCTGCGTAGCATCGGTTACAAGTCAGTGCAAATAGATAGCTCAATTCCGTTCGACTGGACGAAGGGACGCGTGAAGAATGCTCTCGGCAAGGTCCACGACAATCTTTACAGCGCTGGATGGGCGGCTACTGGACCGATCGGAGTTATCCTATCGACCATGACGAACGCCTTCGAAGTAGGCAAGCTGGTGTGCAAGGAAATTGCCTCTTCAAATGAAAGGAAAGCGGGCTCGGACGAATTGTGCGAAATATTGCGCCTCAAAGGGGTCCAGATTGTGTCTTACAAAGATTGGGAAAAGATCGATCGCGTTGAACAAGAACGTGGCAGACAAGTGGGAAAACCGCGCGAGAAGATAGTTGATGTGACGGAAATGCTGGAAATCGCTGCGAAATGA
- the LOC105280256 gene encoding tetraspanin-2A isoform X1, which translates to MPKLMKNSGPLLEKQIGCIKFTIFCLNAVIWILGCAMFGLSIWMRFEPMFEEWVEFLNMYEFYIGIYVLVSTSVIVMAIAFIGCAAVLMEHILTLFIHVGLQVLCFICGLAGAAVILDYSTYDSKIQPIIERAMYQLISNSHHDTASFILRVIQETVACCGAEGARDYTQMRKPLPTECRDTVTGNAFHHGCVDELTWFLEARSGWLAGLAMALCMLHVIIAVLTLTLIRAIKKEEESIQTFKR; encoded by the exons ATGCCCAAGCTCATGAAGAATTCTGGGCCGTTACTGGAGAAGCAGATCGGCTGCATCAAGTTCACGATCTTTTGCTTAAACGCAGTAATATGG ATCCTGGGTTGTGCGATGTTTGGATTGTCGATATGGATGCGATTTGAACCGATGTTTGAAGAATGGGTGGAGTTTCTGAACATGTACGAGTTCTACATCGGGATTTATGTGTTGGTCTCCACTTCCGTGATCGTTATGGCCATTGCTTTCATCGGTTGCGCCGCTGTACTTATGGAGCACATATTGACTCTATTTATC CACGTGGGTCTTCAAGTACTATGTTTCATCTGCGGACTAGCAGGAGCTGCTGTAATCCTCGACTACTCAACGTATGATAGCAAGATTCAACCGATCATCGAGCGAGCCATGTATCAACTCATTAGCAACTCCCACCACGACACTGCGAGTTTCATCCTCAGAGTAATTCAGGAAACT GTTGCATGCTGCGGGGCAGAGGGTGCCAGAGATTACACGCAGATGCGTAAGCCATTACCCACCGAATGCCGAGATACAGTTACCGGAAATGCCTTCCATCACGGTTGCGTCGATGAACTGACCTGGTTCCTGGAAGCGAGATCAGGGTGGCTTGCTGGATTGGCGATGGCATTGTGCATGCTTCAT GTGATCATAGCTGTATTGACGCTGACGCTTATACGAGCGAtcaagaaggaggaggaatcGATTCAAACGTTTAAACGTTAG
- the LOC105280254 gene encoding tRNA-splicing endonuclease subunit Sen2, whose protein sequence is MNLREPRKKKRVKLKLQSPFPIPLNETEEWPVYTAHLTDLGSCIIEPDEIHAVHSMGFFGKGSLSRSYPSFGKARYGAPPVVRNRQWRHRQEWLREVKELNSASRSNFEVEICDIIAEGKASQYGEGNVSGNRKESVGDIIEILPNPIESGSKQRDEAAIKEIDEVVLDSAEEDDVCVIVNKDSEQKRNSTKGSPKTQDDQNFSEEQKDKEELCEFDYYDFKNDRLNEDDDPHGKLLVLPDSDSDTENYLKNIKPKIENEGFPIREALHLTFEETFFLLFGLGCLQIVHFDGSLLDINSAWLYFCKERPDFLQKYVVYHYYRSKGWVVKPGLKYGGDFLLYKDGPPFYHASYIVIVEVADADSLVIDSTMSSRSMTWDSLFGLERLSETAAKEILFAQVLWPSSVSRDVGATNPEILSEFTVRELLWRRWNPKQHREDVPTEEEDDDSF, encoded by the exons ATGAATTTGCGAGAAccaaggaaaaagaaaagagtaaaATTGAAACTGCAGTCACCATTTCCCATTCCACTGAACGAAACTGAAGAATGGCCAGTTTATACCGCTCACCTCACAGATCTGGGCTCGTGCATAATTGAACCTGATGAAATCCATGCAGTACATTCTATG GGATTTTTTGGTAAAGGATCGCTATCACGCAGTTATCCTTCTTTTGGCAAAGCGAGGTATGGTGCACCTCCAGTTGTCCGAAACAGACAATGGCGTCATAGGCAGGAATGGCTGAGAGAAGTGAAAGAATTGAATTCTGCCTCTAGATCCAATTTCGAAG TGGAGATCTGCGATATAATTGCAGAAGGTAAAGCGAGTCAATACGGGGAAGGAAATGTATCAGGTAACAGAAAAGAGAGCGTTGGCGATATCATCGAGATTTTACCGAACCCCATCGAAAGTGGGAGCAAGCAAAGAGATGAAGCTGCGATAAAGGAGATCGACGAGGTCGTTCTCGATTCCGCGGAGGAGGATGACGTGTGCGTCATTGTTAATAAAGACTCCGAACAGAAACGTAACAGCACCAAGGGCTCTCCGAAAACTCAGGATgatcagaacttctcggaggAGCAAAAGGACAAGGAGGAACTTTGCGAATTCGACTATTACGACTTCAAGAACGATCGCCTGAACGAGGATGATGATCCGCATGGTAAATTGTTAGTCCTACCGGACAGCGACTCGGACACCGAGAACTATCTGAAGAACATCAAGCCAAAGATCGAAAATGAGGGTTTCCCCATCCGGGAAGCTCTACACCTCACTTTCGAGGAGACTTTCTTCCTGCTGTTCGGTCTCGGCTGCTTGCAGATCGTCCACTTCGATGGCAGCCTACTGGACATCAACAGCGCGTGGTTGTACTTTTGCAAAGAGAGGCCGgactttttacaaaaatacgtAGTCTACCATTATTATAGGAGCAAAGGCTGGGTGGTAAAGCCTGGCCTGAAATATGGTGGCGACTTTC TGCTCTACAAAGACGGGCCGCCCTTTTATCACGCTTCTTACATCGTCATAGTTGAAGTAGCAGACGCAGATTCTTTAGTCATAGATTCTACCATGTCGTCGCGATCCATGACGTGGGACAGTTTGTTCGGACTAGAAAGGCTTTCCGAAACCGCTGCTAAg GAAATACTTTTCGCGCAAGTTTTATGGCCATCTTCAGTGTCTCGGGATGTCGGCGCGACTAACCCCGAGATACTCTCCGAGTTCACAGTAAGAGAATTGCTCTGGCGACGATGGAATCCGAAACAACACCGGGAAGATGTTCCGACTGAAGAGGAAGATGACGATTCCttctaa
- the LOC105280255 gene encoding flocculation protein FLO11 yields the protein MTSRYFVFAAVLVYVAASAAQVYESHPVDAAAAINPAATNNDFITQTVYGFLDFTTTIGNTVMVFNPQSAPPEGDTEKKTSTPAIHTKPTEQQQKKNVPDIQPSKTYKVEHQDGETKKQIKGTKVVVNSVVHQQNVVNPSENVAPKPTKSQEPSKQTTTKPPVLSSIVQVRGKDETPGVKNNLAEPEYDFLSKQPTEVIDETYKLINLRPSSKAHKPRATPRRDKENPTGLVTMLGGTIVKDGLTTVHETSVIGTYINGKYAQVLQSSSRILTAPVAPAEGKIRPSNTHRILKTIGPQHGKLKPQLEPTPTHQQQEESSLPLEALFSSSGTPVRTTRRHSTSNNQARPKFRNKIADDYDNSEPQQTRTGKNRGTTARPNYKNRPATTTTEAPATRRRGGFRPSSQSSSGLSSKQTKSRNDQQSSTPISLPVPKVKLPRTQGRWSYKTTPKPRIVIRKQVDEDDLRTSTTEASTTESPHAIIPDEQNKSTATTMTMISASSSSGGVVNVAQRKELSLTEDELDPSESEDIATVSVQQDQQHPGEQILPVETLNVEISTAADLDNVYFEIATIKSPYSFQVGSLRNTRFITVTSTIKKTFATAEPSSSISPTEPLTENILANTGAAYDSTLPLDSSVATLPAISLEAGQATPPLETLTETFSTTQTLLKTHLLPVIYGNSTTRLTLVQTYNIARMVTATKTLPPMEIYQFIPSKTLNEFNSKLDEAGSELHLELDFGDFDDRDDEDVPKRIVVPNNDDSDLDIFRSASPSKVKSDVASSSSSAEQLTPEQAQQLALLKYFGQQQHQVVTTSRPVVVLETLYESHVIPVVNAGNTIYSTLTRPVGTVPRTSYEYGTSTLSPVLQPQVPQVPQVPQVPQLPLFPQQPQFTVTSAPLITQTLATVSESRVLKLTFGAKTAYTTLFSTRVVPTELTTYITSTVPVQPTVAAYPGYYPAPVPYAPFPFVG from the exons ATGACATCGAGATACTTCGTGTTTGCCGCGGTTTTAGTGTACG TTGCAGCATCCGCCGCGCAAGTTTACGAAAGCCATCCGGTGGATGCAGCTGCGGCGATCAACCCAGCAGCTACGAATAATGACTTCATCACGCAAACCGTCTACGGATTCCTGGACTTTACCACAACAATTGGCAATACGGTAATGGTCTTCAACCCTCAGAGTGCACCTCCAG AAGGAGACACCGAGAAGAAAACCTCCACGCCGGCGATTCACACGAAACCAACAGAGCAGCAACAGAAGAAGAATGTCCCCGACATCCAGCCTAGCAAGACTTACAAGGTCGAACATCAGGACGGCGAGACAAAGAAGCAGATAAAGGGTACGAAGGTCGTCGTGAATTCCGTGGTTCACCAGCAGAACGTGGTGAATCCGTCTGAGAATGTCGCGCCAAAACCCACCAAAAGCCAG GAGCCAAGTAAGCAGACGACGACAAAGCCACCCGTACTGTCGTCAATCGTTCAAGTACGTGGGAAAGACGAGACTCCAGGTGTAAAGAACAATCTTGCCGAACCGGAATATGATTTTCTCTCAAAGCAACCAACGGAAGTGATCGACGAGACGTATAAG ctgATCAATCTGCGACCTTCATCAAAGGCTCATAAGCCACGTGCTACTCCTCGGAGGGATAAGGAGAACCCAACTGGCCTGGTGACCATGTTGGGTGGTACCATCGTGAAGGACGGTCTTACTACTGTGCACGAGACCAGCGTAATTGGCACTTACATCAACGGCAAGTATGCTCAAGTGCTCCAAAGTTCCTCGAGAATTCTAACAGCGCCAGTTGCGCCAGCCGAGGGCAAAATTCGGCCGTCCAATACTCATAGGATTCTGAAGACTATTGGTCCACAACATGGCAAACTTAAGCCTCAGCTGGAGCCTACTCCGACCCACCAACAGCAAGAAGAATCCTCGCTACCCCTAGAGGCCCTCTTCAGTTCTTCCG GCACTCCAGTACGAACAACGCGAAGGCACTCAACTTCGAACAATCAGGCCAGGCCCAAATTCCGAAACAAAATCGCCGATGATTACGACAACAGCGAACCGCAGCAGACGAGAACCGGAAAAAACCGCGGCACAACGGCGCGGCCGAATTACAA GAATCGCCCTGCAACGACCACCACGGAAGCACCGGCGACTCGTCGTCGCGGCGGCTTTCGGCCGAGCAGTCAATCCAGCAGTGGTTTGTCTTCGAAGCAAACAAAATCGAGGAACGATCAACAATCATCGACGCCAATTAGTCTTCCGGTGCCTAAAGTAAAGCTACCGCGTACACAAGGTCGATGGTCGTACAAGACCACTCCGAAACCGAGAATCGTAATTCGCAAGCAGGTGGATGAGGACGATTTGCGAACGTCGACGACCGAAGCGAGCACGACAGAGTCGCCTCATGCAATAATCCCAGACGAGCAAAATAAATCGACggcgacaacgatgacgatgattaGCGCATCGAGTTCATCCGGAGGCGTCGTCAATGTTGCTCAAAGAAAGGAGCTGTCCTTGACGGAAGACGAGCTGGATCCTAGCGAGAGTGAGGATATAGCCACTGTTAGCGTGCAGCAAGATCAACAGCATCCTGGAGAGCAAATCCTGCCGGTAGAAACACTCAACGTTGAGATTTCCACAGCGGCGGATCTTGACAACGTGTACTTTGAAATCGCCACCATCAAGTCACCCTACTCTTTCCAG gtAGGAAGCCTGCGAAACACTCGCTTCATCACAGTGACCTCCACCATCAAAAAAACTTTCGCGACAGCCGAGCCGAGCAGTTCGATCTCGCCCACGGAGCCGCTGACGGAAAACATCCTGGCGAACACTGGAGCCGCTTATGACTCGACATTGCCGCTTGACTCATCCGTGGCGACGTTGCCGGCGATTTCTTTGGAGGCCGGTCAAGCGACACCCCCTTTGGAAACGCTGACGGAGACGTTCTCGACTACGCAGACGTTGCTGAAGACGCATCTGCTGCCAGTGATCTATGGCAACAGCACCACTCGATTAACTTTGGTGCAGACATACAACATCGCCCGGATGGTAACGGCGACGAAGACTCTGCCACCGATGGAGATCTACCAGTTTATCCCGAGCAAAACGTTAAACGAGTTCAATTCGAAGCTCGACGAGGCTGGCAGCGAATTGCACCTCGAGCTTGACTTTGGCGACTTTGACGATCgtgacgacgaggacgtgCCTAAGAGAATAGTAGTGCCGAACAATGACGACTCCGACTTGGATATCTTCAGGTCGGCGTCGCCATCTAAAGTCAAGAGCGACGTtgccagcagcagcagtagtgCTGAACAACTAACTCCGGAACAAGCTCAGCAGCTGGCATTGTTGAAGTACTTTGGTCAACAGCAACACCAAGTCGTCACCACTTCCAGGCCGGTAGTTGTCCTGGAGACACTCTACGAGTCGCACGTGATCCCCGTGGTGAACGCAGGAAATACCATTTATTCAACTCTGACCAGACCGGTCGGCACCGTACCCAG GACTTCTTACGAATACGGCACGTCCACTCTGAGTCCGGTGCTGCAGCCACAGGTGCCACAAGTGCCACAAGTACCGCAAGTGCCGCAATTACCGTTGTTCCCGCAGCAACCACAGTTCACAGTGACGAGCGCACCCTTGATAACTCAGACCCTCGCCACTGTGTCGGAATCACGGGTGCTAAAGCTCACTTTCGGCGCCAAGACCGCTTACACCACCCTCTTCTCCACGAGGGTCGTGCCCACCGAGCTCACCACTTACATTACCAGCACGGTGCCGGTGCAGCCGACGGTAGCAGCGTATCCTGGCTATTATCCGGCTCCAGTGCCCTATGCGCCCTTCCCCTTCGTCGGTTAG